The DNA region TCGCCACGTCTAATGACTGGGATTATACACTCCCTCTTAGCTATTATTACGGCTGGTCCTTTTACCTGCATAGCTTCCTTTATAGTTTCTTTCATTGCTTTTAAGTCATAAGCATCAACTGTCTTAACGTATTTAACGCCTAAGGCTTTGACGAGAGCTTCAATGTCAATCTCGTTAAATTTCCTTCCTGTTTCACTCCCTCCAGTTCCTGGGTGGGGCTGGTGTCCGGTCATTGCAGTGGTTCTGTTGTCTAGGATCATCACTAAGACATCTAAGTCCTTGTAAACTGCATCTACCAAAGGCTGGAGTCCGTTGTGGAAGAACGTTGAGTCGCCAATTGTGGCTATGATTTTCTTGCCCATTGCAATGCTCTGACCATTAGCTAAGCTTATGCTTGCGCCCATAACGTACTCTGTCCATATAGCCTCGAGCGGCGGGAGCAGCGAGAGGGCGTAACAGCCGATATCACCGTGAATTGGAAGCTCGTCTTTCTTAAACTTAAGCTCCCTTAGGGAATCCAAGAGGGCCCTATATGACCCGCGGTGTGGACAGCCCGGGCACATTGTAGGAGGTCTCGACGGTGCTAATTTTTCAGCCTCTTCAACCTCTTTTGGCTTCTCATAGCTTTTTTCCTCTTTACCTAAAACCCTGAGCAGAGCGTTTCTAACGAGCTTTGGTGTTAGCTCCCCTTCTAATGGCAAGTGTCCTGTGCGCTTTCCGTATATTGGTATGGTAATGCCCTCCTCTTGGGCTACAATTTTGACTTCTTCCTCTAAGAAAGGAGCGCCATCTTCGACAACTATCGCTATCTCAACACTCTTTAGGAACTCAGCAACGAGCTTTTTCGGAAGAGGATAAGGTGTGGACAGCTTAAGCACCTTAAATTTACCTTCAATTTTGCCAAGAACTTCTTTAACGTAGTTATAAGGGGTGCCTTCGACTATAATTCCTATACCCCCTTCCCCTTCAATCCAGTTAAAACTTAGGTTCTCGAATTCCTGACTAATCTCCATAAGCTTTTTGTTTAGGAGCTTGTGCCTCTCCAAGTTGCCCTTCATTGAAGCCCTCACGTATCTTATTATGTCCTTTTCGAATTTAGCTTCCCGTTCAAGCTTTAGGAACTCTCCCACCTCTACATCGGCTGTTGTGTGGTTTACCCTTGTGGTAGTTCTAAATATTATCGGGAGTTTATAACGCTCGCTCAGCTCGTAGGCATATTTAATCAAATCGTGCGCTTCTTGAACGTCATAAGGCTCTAAAACTGGAAGAAGAGCAAGCTTTCCATAGTATCTATCATCCTGTTCTGTTTGAGATGTATGCGGCCCGGGATCATCAGCAACTAAAATCACTAATCCACCTTCGACACCGGAGTAAGCGAGACTCATTAAGGGATCAGCAGCCACATTTAAGCCAACACACTTCATTGTAACCAGCGCTCTAAGGCCCGCATAGGCAACACCAGCTGCTTCCTCCAAAGCCACTTTTTCATTTGGTGCCCATTCCGCAAAGACAGACTTATCGAGAGATGCTATCGTTTCAATAACCTCTGTAGATGGCGTTCCCGGATAGCCTGTAGCAAAAGAGATGCCGCTCTCTAACGCACCATAAGCTATCGCTTCATTCCCCATGAGAAGTTTTTTAGTTTTTGTTTCGGGCTTTAATTCAGCAGTGGACAATGAGTTAACAGCTTCCATATTCACCACCGCATGGGTTTTGTTTTAGGAGTATAAAACTTATAGCCCGAAATGAATAAAGAAAAACCGAAAATTTTTCGAATAAAGTTTATTCTTTTTTAACTTCGAACACCATAAACGTCCTTGCTATTGGATTTGGATAAATTTGATACTCGAAACCCTCTACATCTAGGGGAATCTCTCCATAGAGGCCGCCTTCTTTGGGGTCTAAGCTTTCTCCCCAAAGCATTCCTTCTCTAACCTCGACCTTCATGTAGCGTGGAAGGCCTATTCGAGCGAATCCTTCCTTTAGAGCATATTCAATGCCCCACTTTGTTGAGTAGAGCCCCGCATATATTTCTGCTATCCTAACGGCTACGCTTTCTTTTCCTATAGCTAAGATTTCTATTCCCGTTTCCGACCAAAAACGCTTTGCCAATGGTTGTAAATCTTTACTGAGTTCATGCCAAATAGCCTTTCCCCTATCTGAAATCCTAAGGGCGTCTATTGTGGGGTCGTCGAGCTGTCTTAGAGGTATCCCTCTTAAAGTTGAGTCCAAATGAATAACATCGGGTTTAACTTTTTTAGCGAGCTTCATCGCTAGAAGAACTTCATCTCTTATTGCTTGTCGGCCGCTTAGGTCATAGCTAAAAGGATCAGCGTATTTTACTATGCTCATTTTTGCGGTTTTGTATGGTTTTTCCACCAAAACTGCCGCGGTCGCGATGAGTCCTATTGGATTATACCCGTCGTCTAATAATGCTCCTCCTGTATCAGCTGAAACTATCCTCATCTCCACCACCAGTAATTTGTTATTACCTATATATCCTTGTGGGAATACTAAATTATAAAGCCTCCCTTAGAGGAGAAGACTCGTTAAGCCCAAACCTTAATAATGGAAAAGAATCATATATTAAAATAAGATGTTTGAAAATAACTTTTTTGTATTAAATCAAGAAATTGTTCAATTATTTGGATTATATTAAACTAATCTATTAACAGAATATTTGGGAGTGGTGATTATGGAAGGGACTACACAGGAGGAGAACTACAAGAAAGTTCTTGGTGAATATGTCGATAAGCTTGCAACAGGCACTTATGTAGGAACTGCAAGAGGTCTGCTATATTTTATTCACAACGGGTTTAAGTACCCTATGATTTCTTCAAGGATTCCCCCGTTAATTGATATATTCTTAGATGGTTCCACTTTGGAGTTCATGTCGTTTTGGAGCAAAGATAGACGCAACATGTATGCCCTATGTAAATTTGCGATATCAAAAATCAAAATATTCCGTGAGCGCAGCGATTATATTCTTCTATCGATTGAGCCTCATGGTAAACTTAAAAATATTGAAGGTAAGTTCTTGCTTTTACTCTATACAAATAAAGAACTTAAAGATACCATAAAACTGATCTTAGAGTCAGAGGAGCTTAAAAATGGAGAAGAAGAGGGGTTTGCGTACTCAACACTCTTCTCATTCTAATCCAAATGCAGATTTTAACTTTTTAACCTCTTCTTCATTTAGCCGATTTTTAGCCCAGCGCTCTTTTAGGTTTAGGTTTTCATCTTCTATATCCAAAACAGCTTTTCTAACGCCGCCTTTCGGGAAGTTAGAGTCTCCGTTGTAGCGGGGAATAACATGAATATGGATGTGACTTACTGTTTGTCCTGCGGCTTTTCCAAGGTTGATGCCGATATTAAACCCATCTGGAGAAATAGCATCTTTGAGCCTCTCCATTGCCAAATCAACACCCTTTAAAAGTGCTACTTTTTCTTCGAAGCTCAGTTCCTCCCAAGTCTCTACATGCCTCTTTGGGACCACTAAGAGATGTCCTCTATTGGCAGGGTATGAGTCGATTAAGATTTTGATTAATTCATCTTCATAGAGCATAACATCTAAAAGAGAAGAACAGAAGGGACAGGTCATCGGCTCACCCCTTAGTCTCTAATGAAGCCCACTGCCTTGTCTATGTCGTTCCTGTAAGCCCTGAGATACCTCTTACATGCGTTCTCCCATGTGAAGACTTCCTTTGATCTCTTTTTGCCATTTTTGCGCATCTTTTTGAGCAATTCAGTGTCCTTCTCTCTAAGCTTGGCCATCCTTAGAATTGCCTGTGCTAATGCCTCTGCGTCTCTAGGTGGAACTAAAAGGCCTGTGGCATTCTCTTCATCCTCATCCAAGCTCACTATAGTGTCTTTTATTCCTCCAACAGCTGAACCTATTGGAATAGTTCCTAAGCACATTGCTTCCATTTGAACTAACCCAAAGGGCTCGAAGTATGAGGGCACAATCGAGAAGTCAATGCTTCCGTAGAGCTCCCTCACAAATTCGCGTTTGAGCATCTCTGTAATCACCTTAACATTGTTTGGGTACTTCTTTGCGAGCTCATGTGCCCAGTTCTCAAGCTCTGGATCACCTTTTCCTATTACAATGAAGCGCATCTTCGAGAACTCGCCTGGGTGAGAAGTGGCTAAGATATCTATGGCTTTCAGGAGGGTATCCACTCCTTTCTGTGCTCTGTCGAAGCGTCCTATAAACATGAAGGTTATGCCATCACTCAGTCCCAAGCTCTCTAGAATATGCTTTCTCCTTTCACTTCTGGACAGCTCCTTGTTCTCCAAGAGCTCTTCGTTCCAGAAGTCACAGGCTATGCCATTGTACACATAGGTTACCTTTCCTTCAAAGTTCTTATAGAACTCCCATTCTTCCCAAAGGTAGCTCTTGCTCACCGTCGTTATAATATCGGATACATAAGCTCCAACGTATTCGGGGTCAATATCGGGGTAGGGAGCAAGCTCTCCGAGATTGGCCTCATGGAAGTAGTGGGCAGGGATTTTGGATTTATTCAGGCGGTGAATTGTAAATACTGCGTGCATCTGGAAGTATTTTTTAATTAGGGCTCCCGCTAAAACAGTGTGCCAGTCATGGAAGTGCAGGACATCTGGCTTTCCTTCTTTTTCAATCAGCTTGTTTAAAAGTCCAACACTTGCTTTGGCAAAATGGACTGCTTTGTCAAGCATTCCCTCCCATCCGGGCCCATAAACATCTGGATTGTCTAAAATTGAATCACTTATTGAAAAAACTCTAACCCCGTTTTGCCAGCGTTCATAAACTTCCACGCTCTCTTCTCTCCCGCCTACAACAATCTTAAATTGGGCAACTTTTTTCCCCTCTTTTAAGCCGTGCGATGGAGTGAAGACCAAAACTTCATTTTCTAGGTTGGCTAAAGTCTCCGCAATGCTCGTTATAGCCTCTGCGAGACCTCCAACTTTTATTGGAAGGTATTCAAAGCCTAAGATCAGTATTTTCATGTTCGTCACCTCTGAAATTTAAAGAGACTACTCCAAAAGGATGAATCTTTCACCTTCAACATCTTCGAAGTAGCTTCCTAATCCTCCAATTTTCCATTCTTTACCGTTTTTATCCTTTAGTACTATACTGGCGGTTAAGGGAGTGTATTCATGGCTAACAACCTGTCCTTTTAGTGTAACTTCCTCTTTGGTCTCTACTAAGCGTCCGATGACCTCTATTTCCTTTGGAAGCGATGTCTGCTTTAAAACTGTTATTAGCGTTCTTATATTTGTAAGTGAAAGCGGCTTTTTGATTTTGTTGTAATTAATCGGCTTTACTACCGTGCTGTTATCGAGGTACATTGTGTAGAACCAGTGCATGTAGTTTTGAATTAACTTGGCAGATTTGCCCCAAAACGAGTAGAACTTTTCTCTCCTCTTATCTTTTGGCAGTGCTCCAAAGAATAAAGCGTACTCAATGTCTCCTATTATCCATGAGGCCATGAGCCAAGGGGCCCCTCCACTTTTTGCTAGTATTATATTATCTCTGTTGAGCCACTCTGGGACTTCATCAAAGTTGCTTATAATAACGAATATGATGTCTTTTCTCCGCCTTATTTCGTCTTTGAGCAGTTTAAGGAATTCAAAGGGAGTATTTATTAAAACTTCATGCTTTGCGCTTCTAATTATGTATTCTGCCCTTTCAAGAGTATTTTCAAAGCCATGAATAGTCCAAATCTCAGGTAAGTCCTCTCCATGAGCTGAGCGGTAAAGCTCCAAGAAAAGCTCCTTTAGAACCTTAATATTGTTTATTGTTTCTTCCTTTATCTTCTCAAGGACTAATTCTGGATTCACTGGCTTATACAGCCTTGGAGTTCCTTGCATTATATCTACGAAACCCTTTCTATGAAGAGAGCTCAGAACGTCGTAAACTCTGGTGTGAGGAATTCCACTTTCTTTTGTAATGTCTGTAGCTTTACTGGGTCCTATTTTGAGCAACGTGATGTATGCTAGGCTTT from Palaeococcus pacificus DY20341 includes:
- the iorA gene encoding indolepyruvate ferredoxin oxidoreductase subunit alpha gives rise to the protein MEAVNSLSTAELKPETKTKKLLMGNEAIAYGALESGISFATGYPGTPSTEVIETIASLDKSVFAEWAPNEKVALEEAAGVAYAGLRALVTMKCVGLNVAADPLMSLAYSGVEGGLVILVADDPGPHTSQTEQDDRYYGKLALLPVLEPYDVQEAHDLIKYAYELSERYKLPIIFRTTTRVNHTTADVEVGEFLKLEREAKFEKDIIRYVRASMKGNLERHKLLNKKLMEISQEFENLSFNWIEGEGGIGIIVEGTPYNYVKEVLGKIEGKFKVLKLSTPYPLPKKLVAEFLKSVEIAIVVEDGAPFLEEEVKIVAQEEGITIPIYGKRTGHLPLEGELTPKLVRNALLRVLGKEEKSYEKPKEVEEAEKLAPSRPPTMCPGCPHRGSYRALLDSLRELKFKKDELPIHGDIGCYALSLLPPLEAIWTEYVMGASISLANGQSIAMGKKIIATIGDSTFFHNGLQPLVDAVYKDLDVLVMILDNRTTAMTGHQPHPGTGGSETGRKFNEIDIEALVKALGVKYVKTVDAYDLKAMKETIKEAMQVKGPAVIIAKRECIIPVIRRGEVGELPVVLEGKCTGCKACILLTGCPALVYDQESKKVRIDPLICTGCGLCEQLCPFDAIVYPSELDENKKA
- a CDS encoding DUF4152 family protein, encoding MRIVSADTGGALLDDGYNPIGLIATAAVLVEKPYKTAKMSIVKYADPFSYDLSGRQAIRDEVLLAMKLAKKVKPDVIHLDSTLRGIPLRQLDDPTIDALRISDRGKAIWHELSKDLQPLAKRFWSETGIEILAIGKESVAVRIAEIYAGLYSTKWGIEYALKEGFARIGLPRYMKVEVREGMLWGESLDPKEGGLYGEIPLDVEGFEYQIYPNPIARTFMVFEVKKE
- a CDS encoding HIT family protein, whose amino-acid sequence is MTCPFCSSLLDVMLYEDELIKILIDSYPANRGHLLVVPKRHVETWEELSFEEKVALLKGVDLAMERLKDAISPDGFNIGINLGKAAGQTVSHIHIHVIPRYNGDSNFPKGGVRKAVLDIEDENLNLKERWAKNRLNEEEVKKLKSAFGLE
- a CDS encoding glycogen/starch synthase, producing the protein MKILILGFEYLPIKVGGLAEAITSIAETLANLENEVLVFTPSHGLKEGKKVAQFKIVVGGREESVEVYERWQNGVRVFSISDSILDNPDVYGPGWEGMLDKAVHFAKASVGLLNKLIEKEGKPDVLHFHDWHTVLAGALIKKYFQMHAVFTIHRLNKSKIPAHYFHEANLGELAPYPDIDPEYVGAYVSDIITTVSKSYLWEEWEFYKNFEGKVTYVYNGIACDFWNEELLENKELSRSERRKHILESLGLSDGITFMFIGRFDRAQKGVDTLLKAIDILATSHPGEFSKMRFIVIGKGDPELENWAHELAKKYPNNVKVITEMLKREFVRELYGSIDFSIVPSYFEPFGLVQMEAMCLGTIPIGSAVGGIKDTIVSLDEDEENATGLLVPPRDAEALAQAILRMAKLREKDTELLKKMRKNGKKRSKEVFTWENACKRYLRAYRNDIDKAVGFIRD
- the trmBL1 gene encoding HTH-type sugar sensing transcriptional regulator TrmBL1, which codes for MNEEEIIEKLQKFGLTKYESLAYITLLKIGPSKATDITKESGIPHTRVYDVLSSLHRKGFVDIMQGTPRLYKPVNPELVLEKIKEETINNIKVLKELFLELYRSAHGEDLPEIWTIHGFENTLERAEYIIRSAKHEVLINTPFEFLKLLKDEIRRRKDIIFVIISNFDEVPEWLNRDNIILAKSGGAPWLMASWIIGDIEYALFFGALPKDKRREKFYSFWGKSAKLIQNYMHWFYTMYLDNSTVVKPINYNKIKKPLSLTNIRTLITVLKQTSLPKEIEVIGRLVETKEEVTLKGQVVSHEYTPLTASIVLKDKNGKEWKIGGLGSYFEDVEGERFILLE